A region of Procambarus clarkii isolate CNS0578487 chromosome 48, FALCON_Pclarkii_2.0, whole genome shotgun sequence DNA encodes the following proteins:
- the LOC138351194 gene encoding uncharacterized protein, protein MRIITRSNAVEYALNTRSNAVEYALNTRSDAVEYALNTRSNAVEYALNTRSNAVEYALNTRSNAVEYALNTRSNAVEYALNTRSNAVEYALNTRSDAVEYALNTRSNAVEYALNTRSNAVEYALNTRSDAVEYALNTRSNAVEYALNTRSDAVEYALNTRSNAVEYALNTRSNAVEYALNTRSDAVEYALNTRSNAVEYALNTRSNAVEYALNTRSDAVEYALNTRSDAVEYALNTRSDAVEYALNTRSNAVEYALNTRSDAVEYALNTRSDAVEYALNTRSDAVEYALNTRSDAVEYALNTRSDAVEYALNTRSDAVEYALNTRSDAVEYALNTRSNAVEYALNTRSDAVEYALNTRSDAVEYALNTRSDAVEYALNTRSDAVEYALNTRSDAVEYALNTRSDAVEYALNTTTMITDDLRLQW, encoded by the coding sequence atgaggatcattacaaggagtaatgcagtagaatatgcgctCAATACaaggagtaatgcagtagaatatgcgctCAATACAAGGAgtgatgcagtagaatatgcgctCAATACaaggagtaatgcagtagaatatgcgctCAATACaaggagtaatgcagtagaatatgcgctCAATACaaggagtaatgcagtagaatatgcgctCAATACaaggagtaatgcagtagaatatgcgctCAATACaaggagtaatgcagtagaatatgcgctCAATACAAGGAgtgatgcagtagaatatgcgctCAATACaaggagtaatgcagtagaatatgcgctCAATACaaggagtaatgcagtagaatatgcgctCAATACAAGGAgtgatgcagtagaatatgcgctCAATACaaggagtaatgcagtagaatatgcgctCAATACAAGGAgtgatgcagtagaatatgcgctCAATACaaggagtaatgcagtagaatatgcgctCAATACaaggagtaatgcagtagaatatgcgctCAATACAAGGAgtgatgcagtagaatatgcgctCAATACaaggagtaatgcagtagaatatgcgctCAATACaaggagtaatgcagtagaatatgcgctCAATACAAGGAgtgatgcagtagaatatgcgctCAATACAAGGAgtgatgcagtagaatatgcgctCAATACAAGGAgtgatgcagtagaatatgcgctCAATACaaggagtaatgcagtagaatatgcgctCAATACAAGGAgtgatgcagtagaatatgcgctCAATACAAGGAgtgatgcagtagaatatgcgctCAATACAAGGAgtgatgcagtagaatatgcgctCAATACAAGGAgtgatgcagtagaatatgcgctCAATACAAGGAgtgatgcagtagaatatgcgctCAATACAAGGAgtgatgcagtagaatatgcgctCAATACAAGGAgtgatgcagtagaatatgcgctCAATACaaggagtaatgcagtagaatatgcgctCAATACAAGGAgtgatgcagtagaatatgcgctCAATACAAGGAgtgatgcagtagaatatgcgctCAATACAAGGAgtgatgcagtagaatatgcgctCAATACAAGGAgtgatgcagtagaatatgcgctCAATACAAGGAgtgatgcagtagaatatgcgctCAATACAAGGAgtgatgcagtagaatatgcgctCAATACAACAACAATGATAACAGatgatctaagattacaatggtga